In Syngnathus acus chromosome 5, fSynAcu1.2, whole genome shotgun sequence, a genomic segment contains:
- the eif4g3a gene encoding eukaryotic translation initiation factor 4 gamma 3 — MSLPPKVVSKPAVTVSGPGSGPSPSSQLRATLTSVSLPPGAPAVPQPGSVTPTPIPRVPQSLDDRIFSTQPGIAAVYSLPRHAGPPYTPHDITKGHPSLAGTPPGHAHSPALSQVSVPTAPTYRYPKGWETGGGSPYNPGQNAGSAPLVYSPQTQPMNAQPQSRPFATGPRPTHHQGGFRPIQFFQRTQMQTARPTIPTNTPTIRPGSQAPTAAVYPTNQAIMMTMAPMPFPSPQAAQYYIPQYRHSTAYVAPPQQYSVQPPGSGTFYPGPGPGEYPSPYHSLRYHPPVSPSVPAPVPTAGPPYYPGQTVYSASPPIIVPTPQQPPPAKREKKTSSQIRIRDPNRGGRDITEEIMAGGSGSRNSTPPAGPPSSTPTPPQQPLSSRQTPELQSTSQLPQPQHGSSEDFTPEPLASPQQPQQAVTTGAQEAKPGPGVSPKLEPLVQKSSPTGLLQPEAPLERLEASAPASEPSSTDEPELAFPAAQPALGVLPPTAVDTGDQPPSTASFCSDEEHQYSSTAPCIPTADNTLSDAHSRTPTVSLSSISKAVNGVADPDTDADVPSPEMPLASPSGANPLVASPSFQETSSLEISPSDVRPEVPVAAELSPMTSLAMVTLTSSPVTTLRVSVPPGLPPLVQATAETDEPKQPLERKDLVTGVGAEAAGVVTEAETQHNSFTRKSPTTVNQASAATPKTWRKPNELIHARETPLKENEDKPRLVDPAAADPALQSTLLGGSGALRFASADVPAPASSPEANRRLAVPEENGDAEPEALRNGAGHTSENETNDSGASPRDKDNSIGASQDIEEGGPDLSDPSKKRQYDRSYLLRFQYMPACVQKPEGLPPISDVVLDKMNQNKLPSRAVDPRVISRGSDFTPAFADFGRQMSSARGAMLMNMGTRRPPPRKIIMSVPVNDEVKLQRAKNAWKPGSKRECVVEDPETLRTQELFRKVRSILNKLTPQKFSQLLKQVTDLTIDTEERLKGVIDLVFEKAIDEPSFSVAYGNMCRCLAELKVEIADKPNNTVNFRKLLLHRCQKEFEKDKVDDVVFEKKQKELDSADSSTERERLQEELEEAKDKARRRSIGNIKFIGELFKLKMLTEAIMHDCVVKLLKNHDEESLECLCRLLTTIGKDLDFEKAKPRMDQYFTQMEKIVKEKKTSSRIRFMLQDVIDLRLHNWVSRRADQGPKTIEQIHKEAKIEEQEEQRKVHQQLLSKENKRRGDMREQREPRMPREETWNTVPMTKNSRTIDPNKIPKISKPQMDEKIQLGPRAQVTWVKGSSGGAKASDSELLRSGSSLNHYSVLQSTLSQQASSAAPQNPDFDSRRTLGSNRSSVARERSEKSQVQTAPPLSASPRLASFNRGDSNKNLQDSHPPEETRRERENEAAEPRRKSVTEDKPEPEPERSKTREPVKPEPERLVLSEEDMEFKSKSIIDEFLHINDYKEAVQCVDELVSAPQLHIFVRVGVESTLERSQITRDHMGLLFLQLVQQGVLPKDQFYKGFAEILEQADDMAIDIPHIWLYLAQLLSPVLKDGGFSMRELFSELSKPLLAVGRAGILISEILHILCKHMSHTAVGSLWRESDLRWPDFLPEGEDVQAFISQQRLEFTQLDGAQPEAALSKTTLSPEELSQQLDRLLLEDKASDEQIFDWVEANLDETQMSSSPFLRALMTAVCKAAVKDIGTNCQVDKAIIQRRLPVLLKYLNSDTERQLQALYALQTLIVSLDQPPNLLRMFFDCLYDEDVISEEAFNKWETSKDPAEQEGKGVALKSVTAFFTWLQEAEEESEDN, encoded by the exons CGCCCG TTCGCGACAGGCCCACGACCGACCCACCATCAG GGAGGATTCAGGCCCATCCAG tTTTTCCAGAGGACTCAGATGCAGACTGCAAGGCCCACCATCCCCACAAACACCCCCACCATACGGCCCGGCTCCCAGGCCCCCACGGCGGCAGTCTACCCTACTAATCAAGCAATCATGATGACCATGGCGCCCATGCCTTTTCCGTCACCGCAGGCTGCACAGTACTACATACCACAG TATCGTCACAGCACTGCCTATGTGGCGCCTCCTCAGCAGTATTCTGTCCAGCCCCCGGGATCTGGCACCTTCTATCCAGGTCCAGGACCAGGGGAGTACCCGTCCCCCTATC ATTCCCTCAGGTACCACCCACCTGTGTCACCTTCTGTCCCAGCCCCCGTGCCCACAGCCGGACCGCCGTACTACCCGGGGCAGACGGTGTACTCGGCGTCGCCGCCCATCATAGTGCCTACACCACAGCAACCTCCACCAGCCAAGCGCGAGAAAAAAACA TCCTCCCAGATTCGTATCCGCGACCCCAATCGGGGTGGAAGGGACATCACTGAGGAGATCATGGCAGGGGGGTCGGGGAGCAGGAACTCAACGCCCCCTGCCGGCCCTCCTTCCTCCACTCCTACCCCCCCTCAG CAGCCACTGAGCAGCAGGCAGACTCCGGAGCTGCAGTCGACCTCGCAGCTTCCCCAGCCTCAGCATGGCTCTTCTGAAGACTTTACGCCAGAGCCCTTGGCGTCCCCGCAGCAGCCGCAACAAGCGGTGACAACCGGCGCCCAAGAAGCCAAACCAGGGCCAG GTGTGTCACCAAAATTGGAACCACTTGTCCAAAAGTCTTCCCCAACTGGCCTCCTGCAGCCGGAAGCTCCATTGGAGAGACTGGAAGCCAGCGCTCCTGCATCGGAACCCTCTTCCACTGATGAACCCGAGCTTGCCTTCCCTGCCGCTCAGCCCGCCCTCGGGGTCCTGCCGCCCACGGCTGTCGACACTGGTGACCAGCCGCCCTCAACTGCTTCATTCTGCTCTGACGAGGAGCATCAATATTCTTCGACGGCGCCTTGTATTCCCACCGCTGACAACACACTTTCGGACGCCCACTCTCGGACTCCGACTGTCTCACTGTCATCGATTTCCAAGGCTGTGAATGGTGTCGCGGATCCTGACACCGATGCGGATGTGCCGTCCCCTGAGATGCCTTTGGCGTCCCCATCTGGAGCAAATCCTCTTGTTGCTTCTCCCTCTTTTCAAGAGACCTCCTCTTTGGAAATCTCACCCTCTGACGTCAGGCCAGAGGTGCCCGTCGCTGCTGAGCTGTCTCCCATGACGTCTTTGGCGATGGTCACCCTGACCTCCAGCCCTGTCACAACTTTGCGTGTCTCGGTCCCCCCCGGCCTTCCCCCTCTTGTGCAGGCCACAGCAGAGACCGATGAGCCCAAGCAGCCCCTGGAGAGAAAGGACCTTGTCACCGGGGTGGGGGCAGAGGCCGCTGGAGTCGTTACTGAAGCAGAGACCCAGCATAATTCATTCACTCGGAAGAGCCCCACTACAG TAAATCAGGCTTCAGCTGCTACACCAAAGACCTGGAGGAAACCAAATGAATTGATTCACGCCAGAGAAACACCTCTGAAGGAGAATGAG GACAAGCCTCGGCTCGTTGACCCTGCTGCTGCGGATCCGGCGCTGCAGTCGACACTGCTTGGGGGCTCCGGGGCATTGCGCTTTGCCTCTGCTGACGTCCCAGCTCCTGCCAGCAGCCCCGAGGCCAACAGAAGGCTGGCTGTACCAGAGGAGAACGGAGATGCCGAGCCGGAGGCTTTAAGGAACGGGGCGGGCCATACCTCTGAAAATGAGACCAACGACAGTGGTGCGTCGCCTAGGGACAAAGACAACTCCATTGGGGCCTCGCAGGACATAGAAG aag gTGGTCCAGACCTGTCCGATCCCAGCAAGAAGCGACAGTACGACAGGAGCTACTTATTGCGTTTCCAATACATGCCTGCCTGTGTACAGAAACCAGAGGGTCTCCCACCAATCAGCGACGTGGTGCTTGACAAG ATGAACCAAAACAAGTTGCCTTCTCGAGCGGTGGATCCCAGGGTGATTTCCAGGGGATCCGATTTCACACCTGCCTTTGCAGACTTTGGCAGACAGATGAGCAGTGCGAGAGGTGCTATG CTAATGAACATGGGCACGCGGCGGCCTCCTCCAAGGAAGATCATCATGAGCGTCCCGGTGAATGATGAAGTTAAACTGCAGAGGGCAAAGAACGCCTGGAAGCCGGGCTCCAAGCGGGAGTGTGTGGTCGAGGACCCGGAGACCTTGAGGACACAG GAGCTGTTCAGGAAAGTGCGCAGCATTCTGAACAAGCTCACGCCGCAGAAGTTCAGCCAGCTGCTGAAGCAGGTGACGGACTTGACCATTGACACAGAAGAGCGACTGAAGGGGGTGATCGACCTCGTTTTTGAGAAAGCTATTGATGAGCCCAGCTTTTCTGTCGCCTACGGGAACATGTGCAGGTGCCTTGCTGAG CTCAAAGTGGAAATTGCGGACAAGCCAAACAACACAGTCAACTTTCGTAAGTTGCTGCTCCACCGCTGCCAGAAGGAGTTTGAGAAGGACAAAGTGGATGATGTGGTGTTTGAGAAGAAGCAGAAAGAGCTGGACTCTGCTGATTCG TCCACGGAGCGTGAGCGGCTTCAGGAGGAGTTAGAGGAGGCCAAGGATAAGGCGCGGCGGCGATCCATCGGCAATATCAAGTTCATCGGGGAGCTTTTCAAGCTCAAAATGCTTACAGAGGCCATCATGCACGATTGTGTTGTCAAGCTGCTGAAAAACCATGACGAAGAGTCTCTTGAGTGCCTCTGCAGGCTTCTCACCACAATCGGAAAAGACCTCGACTTTGAAAAAGCCAAG CCTCGTATGGATCAGTATTTCACTCAGATGGAAAAAATagtgaaggagaagaagacgTCGTCTCGGATACGCTTTATGTTGCAGGACGTCATTGACCTGAGATTG CACAACTGGGTGTCCAGAAGAGCCGACCAGGGGCCCAAAACCATTGAGCAGATCCACAAGGAGGCCAAAATTGAAGAGCAGGAAGAGCAGAGAAAAGTGCACCAACAGCTGCTCTCCAAAGAGAACAAGAGACGAGGAG atATGCGAGAGCAGAGAGAGCCCCGCATGCCCAGAGAAGAGACCTGGAATACCGTGCCCATGACCAAGAACAGCAGGACGATCGACCCGAATAAAATCCCAAAGATATCAAAG CCTCAGATGGATGAGAAGATCCAGCTTGGCCCGCGGGCTCAAGTCACATGGGTGAAGGGAAGCAGCGGTGGAGCCAAGGCCAGCGACTCAG AACTGTTGAGGAGTGGCAGCAGCCTCAACCACTACTCTGTGCTGCAGTCCACACTGTCTCAACAGGCTTCGTCGGCTGCTCCACAGAACCCAGACTTTGATTCGAGGCGGACTCTCGGAAG CAATCGTAGCAGTGTGGCACGGGAGCGCAGTGAGAAGTCACAGGTCCAAACGGCGCCACCGTTGTCGGCGTCGCCGAGGCTCGCGTCTTTCAACCGGGGTGACAGTAATAAGAATCTGCAAGACAGCCATCCCCCGGAGGAGACGCGGAGGGAGCGGGAGAACGAGGCAGCAGAGCCCCGCAGAAAAAGTGTCACTGAGGACAAACCAGAGCCAGAACCAGAGCGTAGCAAGACCAGAGAGCCTG TCAAACCGGAGCCAGAAAGGCTTGTCCTGTCTGAGGAAGACATGGAGTTTAAGTCCAAGTCCATCATTGATGAGTTCCTCCACATTAATGATTACAAG GAGGCCGTTCAGTGTGTGGACGAGCTGGTTTCGGCCCCCCAGCTGCACATCTTCGTGCGTGTCGGAGTGGAGTCGACGCTGGAGCGCAGTCAAATCACACGGGACCACATGGGCCTGCTCTTCTTGCAGCTGGTTCAGCAGGGAGTTCTGCCAAAAGACCAGTTTTACAAAGG GTTTGCTGAAATACTGGAGCAGGCGGACGATATGGCTATCGACATTCCTCATATCTGGCTGTACCTGGCCCAGCTGCTAAGCCCCGTGCTGAAGGACGGAGGCTTCTCTATGAGAGAGCTCTTCAG TGAATTGAGCAAACCCTTGTTAGCTGTGGGAAGAGCAGGAATCCTCATATCTGAAATACTGCACATACTATGCAAACATATG AGCCATACAGCTGTGGGTTCTCTGTGGAGGGAATCTGACCTCAGATGGCCTGATTTCCTGCCAGAGGGAGAGGATGTCCAGGCCTTTATCTCACAACAG AGGCTGGAGTTCACCCAGTTGGACGGCGCGCAACCCGAAGCAGCGCTCTCTAAAACGACCTTGTCCCCTGAGGAGCTGAGCCAGCAGCTGGATAGGCTCCTGCTGGAGGACAAGGCCAGCGACGAGCAAATTTTTGACTGGGTGGAG GCAAACCTGGACGAAACGCAGATGAGCTCGTCACCCTTCCTGAGGGCACTGATGACGGCCGTGTGCAAGGCAGCGGTGAAAG ACATTGGCACCAACTGTCAAGTAGACAAAGCCATCATCCAGAGGAGGTTGCCCGTATTACTCAAGTACCTTAACTCAGACACTGAGCGACAGCTGCAAGCACTTTATGCACTTCAGACGCTGATAGTCTCCCTCGATCAGCCTCCCA ACCTACTGCGGATGTTCTTCGATTGCCTCTACGATGAGGACGTCATCTCGGAGGAGGCGTTCAACAAGTGGGAGACCAGCAAAGACCCCGCAGAGCAGGAGGGCAAAGGCGTGGCCCTCAAGTCGGTGACGGCCTTCTTCACGTGGCTGCAGGAGGCCGAGGAAGAGTCGGAGGACAATTGA
- the hp1bp3 gene encoding heterochromatin protein 1-binding protein 3 isoform X2 has protein sequence MPIRRAAATPTQEKPPSAAVEIGNEDTPKESPSVEGDPPVSSAETTAKSEAKACDAAENGEKADDGACDKLDDGTEKKELKDGYKYKKAKVKKVKRTIPVWASVTARKKLPVSNYAGTQNRLDHLLIEAITSQGSGVSYQSVIKYIAKKCPDMELDKKKFHIRKAMKRHLEKGTIKQLKGKGLSGTFAIGKMTSASKKAGSKQEALGDALPLIITRLCEPKEASYLLIKKYLEQHFPSFNIENRPEVLKSALVKAVERGQLEQITGKGASGTFQLKRTGNQVLLKGGTLEDAILAAITAMNEPKTCSTTTLRKYLVDANKDAKEYQLVANLRRTLTKCKVLGWMEQITGHGFTGTYRLCFPFYPSPTTLYPDKFNKVSTKPSSRSRRRAASEQEEEESEEDEMEDSEDEAPVRKRSTKRPPPRVRQLPAAKKASTDKGRPLAKTSPAKKVAAKKVTKAKASASKATTPVKRRAAAKRPKTPTVKRLNRRGSKRPATPEESPEEEEPKEKKPELKKEPVAPKKRGSAKSSKPPSPAKQPSKRGAAKRSKQEEPAEPEEPAEPEEPVAKKPAGRAKSRRSGADASGKPPAKKAAPGKGSTRKSKRGKN, from the exons ATGCCGATTCGCCGAGCAGCAGCAACTCCAACGCAGGAGAAACCCCCTTCGGCTGCAGTAGAGATAG GGAACGAAGACACCCCCAAGGAGTCTCCATCCGTTGAAGGTGATCCACCCGTGTCCTCCGCAGAGACCACTGCCAAGAGCGAGGCAAAGGCATGCGACGCGGCTGAGAATGGCGAGAAAGCGGACGATGGGGCCTGTGACAAGTTGGATGACGGGACAGAGAAAAAAGA GCTGAAGGATGGCTACAAGTACAAGAAAGCCAAAGTCAAGAAGGTGAAAAGGACCATCCCAGTCTGGGCCAGCGTCACTGCCAGAAAGAAGCTTCCTGTTTCCAATTACGCCGGCACGCAGAACAGACTGGATCATCTCCTCATCGAAGCCAtcacg TCACAAGGATCTGGAGTTTCCTACCAGTCGGTCATAAAGTACATTGCCAAAAAGTGCCCCGACATGGAGTTAGACAAGAAGAAGTTTCACATCAGGAAGGCGATGAAGAGGCATCTGGAGAAGGGCACCATCAAACAG CTGAAGGGCAAAGGCCTCTCGGGCACTTTCGCCATCGGGAAGATGACCTCTGCGTCCAAA AAGGCCGGCTCTAAGCAGGAGGCGCTTGGAGACGCTCTGCCGCTCATCATTACACGTCTGTGTGAGCCCAAGGAGGCGTCGTACCTGCTGATTAAGAAGTACTTGGAGCAGCACTTCCCCAGTTTTAACATCGAgaacag ACCAGAAGTCCTGAAGTCGGCCCTGGTGAAGGCGGTGGAGCGAGGACAACTGGAGCAAATTACAGGGAAGGGAGCCTCCGGAACGTTCCAG CTGAAACGTACCGGCAACCAAGTGCTCCTGAAAGGCGGCACCTTGGAggacgccatcttggcggCCATCACGGCTATGAACGAGCCCAAGACGTGCAGCACCACTACACTGCGCAAGTATTTAGTTGACGCCAACAAGGATGCCAAGGAGTACCAGCTAG TGGCCAATCTGAGGAGGACCCTGACAAAATGTAAAGTCCTCGGCTGGATGGAGCAGATCACCGGTCATGGTTTCACGGGGACTTACAGGCTCTGTTTTCCGTTCTACCCAAG CCCAACTACCTTGTATCCGGACAAGTTCAACAAGGTGTCCACCAAGCCCTCCTCCAGGTCCAGGCGGAGAGCTGCATCTgaacaggaggaggaggagtccGAAGAGGATGAGATGGAAGACTCTGAGGACGAAGCTCCCGTGCGAAAGAG GTCCACAAAGAGACCCCCTCCCAGGGTCCGCCAGCTTCCTGCTGCCAAGAAGGCCAGCACAGACAAAGGACGCCCCCTGGCCAAAACTTCTCCCGCCAAGAAAGTGGCGGCCAAGAAGGTGACTAAAGCCAAGGCATCGGCTTCTAAAGCCACCACGCCCGTCAAGAGGCGAGCAGCTGCCAAGAGGCCAAAGACGCCCACTGTTAAACGCTTGAACAGACGGGGATCCAAGCGACCTGCCACCCCGGAAGAATCgccggaggaagaggagcccaAGGAGAAGAAGCCTGAATTGAAAAAGGAGCCCGTGGCCCCGAAGAAGCGGGGTTCTGCAAAGAGCTCCAAGCCACCATCACCAGCCAAGCAGCCCTCTAAAAGAGGCGCTGCCAAGCGTTCAAAGCAGGAAGAGCCAGCGGAGCCTGAAGAGCCAGCGGAGCCTGAAGagccagtggccaagaagccagCAGGGAGAGCAAAGTCCAGGCGCTCTGGAGCTGATGCTAGCGGTAAGCCCCCTGCCAAAAAAGCAGCTCCTGGCAAGGGGTCCACCCGGAAGTCCAAGAGAGGAAAGAACTGA
- the hp1bp3 gene encoding heterochromatin protein 1-binding protein 3 isoform X1 — protein MPIRRAAATPTQEKPPSAAVEIGNEDTPKESPSVEGDPPVSSAETTAKSEAKACDAAENGEKADDGACDKLDDGTEKKDLSGQSDKCKDCVAGQCATHCYVLLLRLKDGYKYKKAKVKKVKRTIPVWASVTARKKLPVSNYAGTQNRLDHLLIEAITSQGSGVSYQSVIKYIAKKCPDMELDKKKFHIRKAMKRHLEKGTIKQLKGKGLSGTFAIGKMTSASKKAGSKQEALGDALPLIITRLCEPKEASYLLIKKYLEQHFPSFNIENRPEVLKSALVKAVERGQLEQITGKGASGTFQLKRTGNQVLLKGGTLEDAILAAITAMNEPKTCSTTTLRKYLVDANKDAKEYQLVANLRRTLTKCKVLGWMEQITGHGFTGTYRLCFPFYPSPTTLYPDKFNKVSTKPSSRSRRRAASEQEEEESEEDEMEDSEDEAPVRKRSTKRPPPRVRQLPAAKKASTDKGRPLAKTSPAKKVAAKKVTKAKASASKATTPVKRRAAAKRPKTPTVKRLNRRGSKRPATPEESPEEEEPKEKKPELKKEPVAPKKRGSAKSSKPPSPAKQPSKRGAAKRSKQEEPAEPEEPAEPEEPVAKKPAGRAKSRRSGADASGKPPAKKAAPGKGSTRKSKRGKN, from the exons ATGCCGATTCGCCGAGCAGCAGCAACTCCAACGCAGGAGAAACCCCCTTCGGCTGCAGTAGAGATAG GGAACGAAGACACCCCCAAGGAGTCTCCATCCGTTGAAGGTGATCCACCCGTGTCCTCCGCAGAGACCACTGCCAAGAGCGAGGCAAAGGCATGCGACGCGGCTGAGAATGGCGAGAAAGCGGACGATGGGGCCTGTGACAAGTTGGATGACGGGACAGAGAAAAAAGA TTTATCCGGACAGAGTGACAAATGCAAGGACTGCGTGGCTGGCCAGTGCGCAACGCACTGCTATGTTCTCCTACTAAG GCTGAAGGATGGCTACAAGTACAAGAAAGCCAAAGTCAAGAAGGTGAAAAGGACCATCCCAGTCTGGGCCAGCGTCACTGCCAGAAAGAAGCTTCCTGTTTCCAATTACGCCGGCACGCAGAACAGACTGGATCATCTCCTCATCGAAGCCAtcacg TCACAAGGATCTGGAGTTTCCTACCAGTCGGTCATAAAGTACATTGCCAAAAAGTGCCCCGACATGGAGTTAGACAAGAAGAAGTTTCACATCAGGAAGGCGATGAAGAGGCATCTGGAGAAGGGCACCATCAAACAG CTGAAGGGCAAAGGCCTCTCGGGCACTTTCGCCATCGGGAAGATGACCTCTGCGTCCAAA AAGGCCGGCTCTAAGCAGGAGGCGCTTGGAGACGCTCTGCCGCTCATCATTACACGTCTGTGTGAGCCCAAGGAGGCGTCGTACCTGCTGATTAAGAAGTACTTGGAGCAGCACTTCCCCAGTTTTAACATCGAgaacag ACCAGAAGTCCTGAAGTCGGCCCTGGTGAAGGCGGTGGAGCGAGGACAACTGGAGCAAATTACAGGGAAGGGAGCCTCCGGAACGTTCCAG CTGAAACGTACCGGCAACCAAGTGCTCCTGAAAGGCGGCACCTTGGAggacgccatcttggcggCCATCACGGCTATGAACGAGCCCAAGACGTGCAGCACCACTACACTGCGCAAGTATTTAGTTGACGCCAACAAGGATGCCAAGGAGTACCAGCTAG TGGCCAATCTGAGGAGGACCCTGACAAAATGTAAAGTCCTCGGCTGGATGGAGCAGATCACCGGTCATGGTTTCACGGGGACTTACAGGCTCTGTTTTCCGTTCTACCCAAG CCCAACTACCTTGTATCCGGACAAGTTCAACAAGGTGTCCACCAAGCCCTCCTCCAGGTCCAGGCGGAGAGCTGCATCTgaacaggaggaggaggagtccGAAGAGGATGAGATGGAAGACTCTGAGGACGAAGCTCCCGTGCGAAAGAG GTCCACAAAGAGACCCCCTCCCAGGGTCCGCCAGCTTCCTGCTGCCAAGAAGGCCAGCACAGACAAAGGACGCCCCCTGGCCAAAACTTCTCCCGCCAAGAAAGTGGCGGCCAAGAAGGTGACTAAAGCCAAGGCATCGGCTTCTAAAGCCACCACGCCCGTCAAGAGGCGAGCAGCTGCCAAGAGGCCAAAGACGCCCACTGTTAAACGCTTGAACAGACGGGGATCCAAGCGACCTGCCACCCCGGAAGAATCgccggaggaagaggagcccaAGGAGAAGAAGCCTGAATTGAAAAAGGAGCCCGTGGCCCCGAAGAAGCGGGGTTCTGCAAAGAGCTCCAAGCCACCATCACCAGCCAAGCAGCCCTCTAAAAGAGGCGCTGCCAAGCGTTCAAAGCAGGAAGAGCCAGCGGAGCCTGAAGAGCCAGCGGAGCCTGAAGagccagtggccaagaagccagCAGGGAGAGCAAAGTCCAGGCGCTCTGGAGCTGATGCTAGCGGTAAGCCCCCTGCCAAAAAAGCAGCTCCTGGCAAGGGGTCCACCCGGAAGTCCAAGAGAGGAAAGAACTGA